The proteins below are encoded in one region of Aeromonas jandaei:
- a CDS encoding acyl-protein synthetase → MNRLFDAPVFGLPQREKSGLLLARLNELTQRHGQGCPAFANILSAFGWGPASTYQELPYLAARLFKLDQWQSVPQDEVFKVLTSSGTTGTPSRIVLDRDTAALQSKVLVKILQEFVGKQRLPMLLVEQPALIQNRSGFSARGAGALGLSFLGRDHTYALDEQMRPNWPVIEAFCDKYAGQPVLLFGFTFMVWQCLLEPLRERGLQLPLMQGTLFHSGGWKKLQHLAVDNPAFKLRCHEQLGLSRVHNFYGMVEQVGSVFVECEQGHLHAPLFADLLVRDPLTHRPLGIGQPGLLQVISAIPQSYPGHSLLSEDLGVLLGEDDCPCGRRGRYFHVSGRQQGAEVRGCSDTFQ, encoded by the coding sequence ATGAACAGGCTGTTTGATGCGCCGGTTTTCGGGCTGCCCCAACGTGAAAAAAGTGGGCTGCTCCTTGCTCGTCTGAATGAATTGACGCAGCGGCATGGGCAGGGGTGCCCAGCTTTTGCCAATATTCTGTCGGCGTTTGGTTGGGGGCCGGCTTCGACGTATCAAGAGCTTCCCTATCTGGCCGCCCGCCTGTTCAAATTGGACCAATGGCAGAGCGTGCCGCAAGACGAGGTGTTCAAGGTGCTGACCTCCTCTGGCACTACCGGAACGCCGTCACGAATTGTGCTGGATCGAGATACAGCCGCGTTGCAGAGCAAGGTGCTGGTGAAGATCCTGCAAGAGTTTGTCGGCAAGCAACGGTTGCCCATGCTGCTGGTGGAGCAACCTGCCCTTATTCAAAACCGCAGCGGCTTTTCAGCCCGCGGTGCCGGTGCGCTTGGGCTCTCCTTCCTTGGCCGAGACCATACCTATGCCCTCGATGAGCAGATGCGGCCCAACTGGCCGGTCATCGAGGCGTTTTGTGACAAATATGCGGGCCAGCCGGTTCTGCTGTTTGGCTTCACCTTCATGGTGTGGCAATGTCTGCTGGAACCACTGCGTGAGCGAGGTCTGCAACTGCCGCTGATGCAGGGCACGCTTTTTCACAGTGGTGGCTGGAAGAAGCTGCAACACCTCGCGGTAGATAATCCTGCCTTCAAGCTGCGCTGCCATGAACAGTTGGGGCTGAGCCGGGTCCACAACTTCTATGGCATGGTGGAACAGGTGGGGTCGGTGTTTGTCGAGTGCGAGCAGGGCCATCTGCACGCCCCGCTTTTTGCTGATCTGCTGGTGCGGGATCCGCTGACCCATCGACCGCTCGGGATCGGCCAACCCGGTTTGTTGCAGGTGATCTCTGCCATTCCCCAAAGTTATCCAGGCCACAGTTTACTCAGCGAAGATCTTGGTGTGCTGCTGGGCGAGGATGATTGTCCCTGCGGTCGTCGTGGCCGTTATTTTCATGTATCAGGACGTCAGCAAGGCGCCGAGGTGAGGGGATGCAGCGACACTTTCCAGTGA
- a CDS encoding acyl-CoA reductase: MQRHFPVIRSDAEDAIWKAGPEVDFVAPVSGGWQGFVTRPLPSFAPVIGDFVAALSARLQQEGRENPDLAAFGFWLRPRQIEVQRKRMAGRAPLGMVFHLVPSNVPTVAFYSWIMALLMGNGSVVRLSSRIDPVQEAMLTILNELFSLPEWQEIASRTRFIRYDHDERVTAWLSARCRLRIIWGGDETIGRVRAIPLSPRAQEIVFPDRRSMAVFDSQWLASLDAAAWRQLVAALQQDFTRFNQQACASPTTICWLGTPDSVLRRRLLEAVFAPFADSPVLMMERLINCQQNAALDGQMQQETFAGVTLLTPTASLRLEHIGGGTVAEFVADTLDELLLQPWDMQTCVWVGPDKMRLECALQLSPCCRIDRVASPGQALAFEWLWDGIDMLVACSRQLARIE; the protein is encoded by the coding sequence ATGCAGCGACACTTTCCAGTGATCCGGTCAGATGCAGAAGATGCCATTTGGAAAGCGGGCCCAGAGGTCGATTTCGTAGCCCCCGTCAGCGGCGGCTGGCAAGGTTTTGTCACTCGCCCGCTGCCAAGCTTTGCGCCCGTCATAGGTGACTTTGTGGCTGCGCTCTCTGCACGTCTGCAGCAGGAGGGACGAGAGAATCCGGATTTGGCCGCTTTTGGTTTTTGGTTGCGGCCACGCCAGATTGAGGTACAGCGCAAACGCATGGCAGGGCGCGCACCGCTGGGGATGGTTTTTCATCTGGTACCCTCCAACGTGCCGACCGTCGCGTTCTACTCCTGGATCATGGCGCTGCTGATGGGCAATGGGTCCGTGGTACGTCTCTCATCGCGCATCGACCCGGTGCAAGAGGCCATGCTGACCATCCTGAACGAGCTTTTCTCTCTGCCCGAGTGGCAAGAGATTGCCTCGCGTACCCGTTTTATCCGGTATGACCATGACGAACGCGTCACCGCTTGGCTGTCGGCTCGGTGCCGCCTTCGCATCATTTGGGGCGGTGATGAAACCATCGGTCGGGTACGGGCTATTCCGCTTTCACCCCGCGCTCAGGAAATTGTGTTTCCGGATCGTCGCTCCATGGCGGTATTTGATAGCCAATGGCTCGCCAGCCTGGATGCTGCCGCATGGCGGCAATTGGTTGCGGCTTTGCAACAAGACTTTACTCGCTTCAATCAGCAAGCCTGCGCCTCGCCCACCACGATTTGCTGGTTGGGCACTCCCGATAGTGTGTTGCGACGTCGTTTGCTCGAAGCAGTCTTTGCCCCCTTTGCAGACAGCCCTGTCCTGATGATGGAACGCCTCATCAATTGTCAACAAAATGCCGCTCTCGATGGTCAGATGCAGCAGGAGACCTTTGCTGGCGTCACCTTATTGACTCCCACCGCCTCTTTGCGGCTTGAACACATCGGAGGAGGTACAGTTGCCGAATTCGTTGCCGATACCCTTGATGAGTTGCTGTTACAACCTTGGGATATGCAGACCTGTGTCTGGGTTGGGCCAGATAAAATGCGGCTTGAGTGTGCTCTACAGCTGTCGCCTTGCTGCCGTATCGATAGGGTGGCAAGTCCGGGACAAGCGCTGGCATTCGAATGGCTTTGGGACGGCATCGACATGCTGGTGGCCTGCAGCCGTCAGCTTGCTCGGATTGAATAG